Below is a window of Mucilaginibacter sp. PAMC 26640 DNA.
TTCGCGTAATTCAGCTAATTCAGCATCCAGTTTTTCGCGGTAATCGGATTTACTGTTGCTGTCGATAGATTTTTGTGATTCAACACCGGTTGCTACGCTATTGTATAATTCTTCAAAAACAGGTTTTGTAGCGTCACGGAATTTTTTCCACCAGTCTAAAGCACCGCGTTGTGCAGTGGTAGAGCAGTTGGCGTACATCCAGTCCATACCATTTTCTGCAACCAATGGCATTAACGATTGGGTAAGCTCTTCAACTGTTTCGTTGAAAGACTCAGACGGTGAGTGACCGTTAGCGCGCAATACATCGTATTGTGCAGCAAAGATTCCCTGGATACAGCCCATCAGCGTGCCACGCTCGCCGGTTAAATCGCTATATACCTCTTTTTTGAAATCTGTTTCGAACAGGTAACCGCTGCCCACAGCAATACCCAAAGCGATTACACGCTCAAAAGCCTTACCGGTAGCATCCTGGAAGATTGCGTAGCTAGAGTTTAAGCCACGACCCTGCAGGAACATACGGCGCAATGAAGTGCCCGAACCTTTAGGTGCAACCAAAAATACATCCACATCTGCAGGAGGGACAATGCCGGTCTGCTCTTTAAATGTAATACCAAAACCATGAGAAAAGTAAAGTGCTTTACCCGGGGTTAAGTGTTTTTTAACGGTTGGCCATAACGCAATTTGTGCGGCATCGCTTAGCAGGTAGCAAATGATGGTTCCTTTTTCAAGTGCTTCCTCAATTTCAAAAAGAGTTTCGCCGGGTACAAAGCCATCGCTAACCGCTTTATCCCATGATTTTGAATTTTTACGCTGGCCAACAATTACGTTTATGCCATTATCTTTTTGATTGAGCGCCTGGCCCGGACCCTGAACACCGTAGCCAATTACAGCTACTGTTTCGTTTTTTAATACATCCTGAGCTTTTGCTAAAGGGAACTCCTCGCGGGTTACTACATTTTCTTCACTACCGCCGAAATTTAGTTTTGCCATTGTTTTATTGTTGTTTATGATTACACCGACTTTGCTTTGATTATACCGATGCTTTTGTTTTATTTTGATTTATACTTTTATTCTTTTTAGATGCTCCACTTGTATTTCATAGCTTCCAGCCTTGGTACTATGCAAGTGTTATGTTCGTCGGTTTTAGAAATGAAGATTTTTATCACATCGCCTTCTTTCTTATCATTCAATATCAGGAGATCAGTTGTATTTGATTTTTCAAATATCTTGTCTTTTACTTGATTGAGGTAATAATAATTTACCTCAATACTTTGCCTGAAGCGTGTCGCAAGCAAACCTCCGGTAATTGATTCCATCGAAATCAGATAGGCATCTTTAACCAATCCGGTTTTGTATAAATTGTAGACCCTCAATGCTGGTATAAGTCCGATCAGTAGAAACGGTATTCCTATCAGCAAAAAGATGCCAGGTAAGATATAAAATGTATCGATAGGAAATGAAAATTGATCCAGATCTTTAACTACTGATTGATTTTTATAAACAAACACCGTGGCAGTTTTGCTGCTATCTAAACCAAGAGCTGTAATTTTTTCCGAGCCAAGTGTTTCAAATTTATCCTCAGCGACAGTTCCATTATTATCGTATCTATAACTCAATACTATTGGGTGTTGCCCATTATAGCTTAAGTTATCTACCGAATGTATAAGGGTAATTGCAGCTTGTAGTTCAGTACCCTTCTGTTTTATTTCCCTGTAGTCGTACTTCTCGTAAGGCTCCATTATTGTAAACGAATGGAAGGTTATTATTGGCAATAGCACGAAAAGGGAAACCGAACTAAATATTAGCCCTACAATAGAAAACGGGCGCTTACTCCTCAGCAAGCCGAAGAGTATGCTTAAAGTTACTTTGCGGTTTTCGTTCATCTTATTAGTGCCAATTATTCCTTCGGGTGCCGAAGATATTCTACATTGTAAACACCTTCTGGCCCTTATTCAGGTATTCGTTCTCTACTACATCTTCTCCCGGTTCCAGTCTTTCAAATTCGCGGAGCTTGCTGTTGAAACCGTCGCTATTTTTGATAATGGCCACCCGAGCGCTGCGTACAAATTCTATCAAGCCGTAAGGTTGCAGGATCTTGATAAGGTTGTCGGTTTCTTCGCGATGGCCGGTAGTTTCAAATACCGTGTAATCTTTACGGATCACTACAGCGCGTGCACCATTCTCGCGCAGCAAACGCTCAACGCTCACCTTTTCAGCAATAACATCCGTACTCATTTTGTATAACGCCAGTTCCTGCCAAATTACATCTTCGTTGGTATGGTAGTAGACTTTCAATACC
It encodes the following:
- a CDS encoding acetolactate synthase small subunit, giving the protein MDTIENEKQEYNITVYTENQIGLLNRIAIIFTRRKINIDSLNTSPSEIDSIHRFNIVITESEEVVRKLTRQIEKQVEVLKVYYHTNEDVIWQELALYKMSTDVIAEKVSVERLLRENGARAVVIRKDYTVFETTGHREETDNLIKILQPYGLIEFVRSARVAIIKNSDGFNSKLREFERLEPGEDVVENEYLNKGQKVFTM
- a CDS encoding ketol-acid reductoisomerase yields the protein MAKLNFGGSEENVVTREEFPLAKAQDVLKNETVAVIGYGVQGPGQALNQKDNGINVIVGQRKNSKSWDKAVSDGFVPGETLFEIEEALEKGTIICYLLSDAAQIALWPTVKKHLTPGKALYFSHGFGITFKEQTGIVPPADVDVFLVAPKGSGTSLRRMFLQGRGLNSSYAIFQDATGKAFERVIALGIAVGSGYLFETDFKKEVYSDLTGERGTLMGCIQGIFAAQYDVLRANGHSPSESFNETVEELTQSLMPLVAENGMDWMYANCSTTAQRGALDWWKKFRDATKPVFEELYNSVATGVESQKSIDSNSKSDYREKLDAELAELRESELWQAGKTVRSLRPENQAVEA